The Serratia rhizosphaerae genome has a segment encoding these proteins:
- a CDS encoding Gfo/Idh/MocA family protein produces the protein MIRFAVVGTNWISERFVDAAHQSGKMRLNAVYSRRLEQARSFGAPYQVEHLFDDLPALAQSDVIDAVYIASPNSLHCQQALLFMRHNKHVICEKPLASNLQEVELLLACAREQQVVLFEAFKSAHLPNFITLRQTLPKVGKLRKAFFNYCQYSSRYPRYLAGENPNTFNPQFSNGSIMDIGYYCLASAVALFGAPQSLIASATLLDTGVDAHGTVCLNYGDFDVTIGHSKVSDSALASEIQGEDGALLIDKISECQGVTLLPRGGSRQDLSQPQHGNSMQYEAEVFADLVTRHQVEHAGLENSRIVAALLSEIRRQTGVVFPADGEGQ, from the coding sequence ATGATTCGTTTTGCCGTCGTTGGCACCAACTGGATCAGCGAACGCTTTGTCGATGCCGCCCATCAAAGCGGAAAAATGCGGTTGAACGCCGTCTATTCCCGCCGTCTGGAGCAGGCCAGAAGCTTCGGCGCCCCCTATCAGGTCGAGCATCTGTTTGACGATCTGCCGGCGCTGGCGCAGTCCGATGTGATTGACGCCGTGTATATCGCCAGCCCGAACTCGCTGCACTGCCAGCAAGCATTGCTGTTTATGCGTCATAACAAACATGTGATCTGCGAAAAACCGCTGGCGTCCAATCTGCAGGAAGTGGAATTGCTGCTGGCCTGCGCGCGCGAGCAGCAGGTGGTGCTGTTCGAAGCCTTCAAGAGCGCCCATCTGCCCAACTTTATCACCCTGCGGCAAACGCTGCCTAAAGTAGGCAAACTGCGTAAGGCGTTCTTCAACTACTGCCAGTATTCATCCCGCTATCCACGCTATCTGGCGGGAGAAAACCCGAATACCTTCAACCCGCAGTTCTCCAACGGTTCGATCATGGACATCGGTTATTACTGTCTGGCGAGCGCGGTGGCCCTGTTCGGCGCGCCGCAATCGCTGATCGCCAGCGCCACCCTGCTGGACACCGGCGTGGATGCCCACGGCACCGTCTGCCTCAATTACGGCGATTTTGACGTGACGATCGGCCACTCCAAAGTCAGCGACTCGGCGCTCGCCAGCGAAATTCAGGGTGAGGACGGCGCGCTGCTGATCGACAAGATTTCCGAGTGTCAGGGGGTGACGCTGCTGCCGCGCGGCGGCAGCCGTCAGGATCTGAGCCAACCGCAGCACGGCAATAGCATGCAGTATGAGGCCGAGGTGTTTGCCGATCTGGTGACGCGTCATCAGGTTGAACATGCCGGCCTGGAAAACTCGCGTATCGTCGCCGCCCTGTTAAGTGAAATCCGCCGGCAAACCGGCGTCGTCTTCCCGGCAGATGGAGAAGGACAATGA
- the rlmG gene encoding 23S rRNA (guanine(1835)-N(2))-methyltransferase RlmG, giving the protein MSQLDLGTQQLELERYPQQEGAVPLQAWEAADEYLLQQVENQDVAGRPVLIFNDSFGTLTCALHALRPYSISDSYMSQLATRHNLALNGLDAQQVTLLGSLDALPEAPALVLIKIPKALALLEQQLRALRKVVGPDTVIIGGAKARDIHTSTLQLFERVLGPTRTSLAWKKARLIYGQVADITPAAAAETTDWQLDGSDMLIHNHANVFSRSGLDIGARLFLENLPSDLDGEVIDLGCGNGVIGLTALVQNPQAQVTFVDESYMAVASSELNVRHNLPQDMERCRFVVNNALAGMDGGSAQAVLCNPPFHQQHAITDQTAWQMFLDAKRCLKVGGELLIVGNRHLDYYQKLKRLFGNCVTVASNQKFLVLKSVKTGARR; this is encoded by the coding sequence ATGAGCCAACTCGATCTGGGAACACAGCAACTTGAGCTGGAGCGTTATCCCCAACAAGAAGGCGCCGTGCCGCTGCAGGCGTGGGAAGCGGCGGATGAATATCTGCTGCAACAGGTGGAAAATCAGGATGTTGCCGGACGCCCGGTGCTGATTTTCAACGACAGCTTCGGCACGCTGACCTGTGCGCTGCACGCGCTGCGGCCGTACAGCATCAGCGATTCCTACATGAGCCAGCTGGCGACGCGCCACAATCTGGCGCTCAACGGGCTGGATGCGCAGCAGGTGACGCTGCTCGGCAGCCTGGACGCGCTGCCTGAAGCGCCGGCGCTGGTGCTGATTAAGATCCCGAAGGCGCTGGCGCTGCTGGAACAGCAGCTGCGTGCGCTGCGCAAAGTGGTCGGCCCGGATACCGTGATTATCGGCGGCGCCAAGGCGCGCGATATTCATACCTCGACGCTGCAGCTGTTTGAGCGGGTGCTGGGGCCGACCCGCACCAGCCTGGCGTGGAAAAAGGCGCGTCTGATTTACGGCCAGGTGGCAGACATCACGCCGGCGGCGGCGGCGGAAACCACCGACTGGCAGCTGGACGGCAGCGATATGCTGATCCATAACCATGCCAACGTGTTCTCCCGCAGCGGCCTGGATATCGGCGCACGTCTGTTCCTGGAAAACCTGCCGAGCGATTTGGACGGCGAGGTTATCGACCTGGGCTGCGGCAACGGCGTAATCGGCCTGACGGCGCTGGTGCAGAACCCGCAGGCGCAGGTGACCTTTGTCGATGAATCCTATATGGCGGTGGCGTCGAGCGAACTGAACGTGCGCCATAACCTGCCGCAGGACATGGAGCGCTGTCGTTTTGTGGTCAACAATGCGCTGGCCGGAATGGACGGCGGCAGCGCGCAGGCGGTGCTGTGTAACCCGCCGTTCCACCAGCAGCATGCGATTACCGACCAGACCGCCTGGCAGATGTTCCTTGACGCCAAGCGCTGTCTGAAAGTAGGCGGAGAGCTGCTGATCGTCGGCAACCGTCATCTGGATTATTACCAGAAGCTGAAGCGTCTGTTCGGCAACTGCGTTACCGTGGCGTCCAACCAGAAGTTCCTGGTGCTGAAATCGGTGAAAACCGGCGCACGGCGCTAA
- a CDS encoding glutamine amidotransferase, giving the protein MKPLLLMQTGDAPEAIRQTHSNFEQMFMQQGGMAAERVQVVHLPAGEQPAAPADYCGVVITGSPAMVTERLPWSEQAAEWLRQAMALRLPIFGACYGHQLLAHALGGEVGYHPQGMEVGTLEIELLPAGASDRRLMMLPPRFKANLIHSQSVLTPPPGADVLARSAQDDYQILRYGDNALTTQFHPEFDAATMRSYLHWLAELNPEQQAQYQQKQRQVDDTPFSRLLLQGFVVSLGAQQALAG; this is encoded by the coding sequence ATGAAGCCGCTGTTACTGATGCAAACTGGCGATGCGCCTGAGGCCATCCGCCAGACGCACAGCAATTTCGAACAGATGTTTATGCAACAAGGCGGCATGGCCGCCGAACGCGTGCAGGTCGTACACCTGCCGGCCGGGGAACAACCGGCGGCGCCGGCTGACTATTGCGGCGTGGTGATCACCGGCTCACCGGCGATGGTGACCGAACGGCTGCCGTGGAGCGAACAGGCGGCCGAATGGCTGCGTCAGGCGATGGCGCTCCGCCTGCCGATCTTCGGCGCGTGCTACGGCCACCAGCTGCTGGCCCATGCGCTCGGCGGTGAGGTGGGCTATCACCCGCAGGGGATGGAAGTCGGTACGCTGGAGATTGAACTGCTGCCGGCCGGCGCGAGCGACCGCCGGCTGATGATGCTGCCGCCGCGTTTCAAAGCCAACCTGATCCATTCACAAAGCGTGCTGACGCCGCCGCCAGGCGCCGACGTGCTGGCCCGCTCGGCGCAGGATGACTACCAGATCCTGCGCTATGGTGATAATGCGCTGACCACCCAGTTCCACCCGGAATTCGACGCGGCGACCATGCGCAGCTATCTGCACTGGCTGGCCGAATTAAACCCGGAGCAGCAGGCGCAATACCAGCAAAAACAACGGCAGGTGGACGATACGCCGTTCAGCAGGCTGCTGCTGCAGGGGTTTGTCGTCAGCCTCGGCGCGCAGCAGGCATTGGCCGGATGA
- a CDS encoding TerC family protein: protein MMNTVGTPWLWGSFAAVIVVMLAIDLLLQGRKGSHTMSMKQAACWSLVWVTLSLLFNLGFWYYLSETAGRAVADTQALAFLTGYLIEKALAVDNVFVWLMLFSYFAVPANLQRRVLIYGVLGAIVLRTIMIFAGSWLISQFSWLLYLFGAFLLFTGIKMALAKEDDGAIGDKPLVKWLRGHLRMTDNLEGERFFVRRNGLLFATPLVLVLILVELSDVIFAVDSIPAIFAVTTDPFIVLTSNLFAIMGLRAMYFLLANVAERFSMLKYGLSVILVFIGVKMLIVDFYHIPIGISLGVVAGILLLTLAINAWVNHRNDRLARKAQ, encoded by the coding sequence ATGATGAATACCGTTGGCACTCCGTGGTTATGGGGCAGCTTCGCCGCCGTTATCGTGGTGATGCTCGCCATTGATTTACTGTTGCAGGGCCGCAAAGGCTCGCACACCATGTCGATGAAGCAGGCCGCCTGCTGGTCGCTGGTGTGGGTCACCCTCTCTCTGCTGTTCAACCTGGGTTTCTGGTACTACCTGAGCGAAACCGCCGGCCGCGCCGTGGCCGATACGCAGGCGCTGGCCTTCCTGACCGGCTATCTGATTGAAAAAGCGCTGGCGGTGGACAACGTCTTCGTCTGGCTGATGCTGTTCAGCTACTTTGCCGTGCCGGCCAACCTGCAGCGCCGCGTGCTGATTTACGGCGTACTGGGCGCGATTGTGCTGCGTACCATCATGATCTTTGCCGGCAGCTGGCTGATTTCCCAGTTCTCGTGGCTGCTGTACCTGTTCGGCGCTTTCCTGCTGTTTACCGGCATCAAAATGGCGCTGGCGAAAGAGGATGACGGCGCCATCGGTGACAAGCCGCTGGTGAAGTGGCTGCGCGGCCACCTGCGTATGACCGATAACCTGGAAGGCGAGCGTTTCTTTGTGCGCCGCAACGGTCTGCTGTTCGCCACGCCGCTGGTGCTGGTGCTGATTCTGGTGGAACTGAGCGATGTGATCTTCGCGGTCGACAGTATTCCGGCCATCTTCGCCGTCACCACCGACCCGTTTATCGTCCTTACTTCTAACCTGTTCGCCATTATGGGCCTGCGCGCCATGTACTTCCTGCTGGCCAACGTGGCCGAGCGCTTCTCGATGCTGAAGTACGGGCTGTCGGTGATTCTGGTGTTTATCGGCGTCAAAATGCTGATCGTCGATTTCTACCATATTCCGATCGGCATTTCGTTAGGCGTGGTGGCCGGTATCCTGCTGCTGACGCTGGCGATTAACGCCTGGGTCAATCATCGCAATGACCGGCTGGCGCGTAAGGCGCAATAA
- a CDS encoding PLP-dependent aminotransferase family protein, which yields MRSISGDLLLQRLGEQPDDKLHKRLYNAIRTSILDGSLPPSSRLPASRDLAQELGLSRNTVLTVYEQLLAEGYVLSRQGSGTFVAETVPDSCLSAASTPIGSDGEQRPVELSQRGNALLQHASASPKQWGAFIPGVPDVNAFPHQLFSKIQARISRRPAPQRLTYSNQGGSPELQQALVDYLRVARSVRCSPEQILITEGIHQAIDLVTRMLCNPGDEVWIEEPGYWGIRNILRMNSLDIRPLPVDEAGMVPPEQVSGAPRLMFVTPSHQYPLGSVLSLARRQRLLALARHTGGWIVEDDYDSEFRFSGQPIPALQGLEADAPVIYIGTFSKTLYPALRLGYVVLPKPLTTALKTAHAELYRGGHLLIQAALAQFIQEGHYTAHIRRMRLLYARRRAFLTALIELHLGKQALSEFNNNAGLHLILNLPDSADDVAIAAAAGTHGVLVRPLSRYYMLPSRRRGLLMGFACVPEEQMAAAFEQLLACILEGPR from the coding sequence TTGCGCTCGATCAGCGGTGACCTATTGCTGCAACGTCTCGGCGAACAGCCCGATGACAAGCTGCATAAACGCCTGTATAACGCTATCCGCACCAGCATTCTTGACGGCAGTCTGCCGCCTTCCAGCCGCCTGCCGGCATCGCGCGATCTGGCGCAGGAACTTGGCCTCTCACGTAACACGGTTTTAACCGTTTACGAACAACTTTTGGCAGAAGGATATGTGCTTTCCCGTCAGGGAAGTGGAACATTCGTCGCAGAAACGGTGCCGGACAGCTGTTTATCCGCTGCCAGCACGCCGATCGGCAGTGACGGCGAACAGCGCCCGGTCGAACTGTCGCAGCGCGGCAACGCGCTGCTGCAGCACGCCAGCGCCAGCCCCAAGCAGTGGGGCGCATTTATCCCCGGCGTGCCGGACGTCAACGCTTTCCCGCATCAGCTGTTCAGCAAGATTCAGGCGCGCATCAGCCGCCGTCCCGCGCCGCAGCGGCTGACCTACAGTAATCAGGGCGGCAGCCCGGAGCTGCAGCAGGCGCTGGTGGATTACCTGCGCGTCGCCCGCTCGGTGCGCTGCTCGCCGGAACAGATTCTGATTACCGAAGGCATTCATCAGGCGATCGATCTGGTCACCCGCATGCTGTGCAACCCGGGCGATGAGGTGTGGATTGAGGAACCGGGCTACTGGGGCATTCGCAATATCCTGCGCATGAACAGCCTGGATATCCGGCCGCTGCCGGTGGATGAGGCCGGCATGGTGCCGCCGGAGCAGGTCAGCGGCGCGCCGCGGCTGATGTTCGTCACGCCGTCGCATCAGTATCCGCTGGGATCGGTGCTGAGTCTGGCGCGTCGCCAGCGTCTGCTGGCGCTGGCGCGTCACACCGGCGGCTGGATCGTCGAGGATGACTATGACAGCGAGTTCCGCTTCTCCGGCCAGCCAATTCCCGCGCTGCAGGGGCTGGAGGCCGACGCGCCGGTGATCTATATCGGCACTTTCAGCAAGACGCTGTATCCGGCGCTGCGGCTGGGTTATGTGGTGCTGCCGAAACCGCTGACGACGGCGCTGAAAACCGCGCACGCCGAGCTGTACCGCGGCGGCCATCTGCTGATCCAGGCCGCACTGGCGCAGTTTATTCAGGAAGGCCACTACACCGCGCACATTCGCCGTATGCGCCTGCTGTACGCCAGACGGCGCGCTTTTCTCACCGCGCTGATCGAACTGCACCTGGGCAAACAGGCGCTGAGCGAATTCAATAACAACGCCGGTCTGCATCTGATCCTCAACCTGCCGGACAGCGCTGACGACGTGGCGATCGCCGCCGCCGCCGGCACCCACGGCGTGCTGGTGCGCCCGCTGTCGCGCTATTACATGCTGCCGAGCCGCCGTCGCGGCCTGCTGATGGGATTCGCCTGCGTGCCGGAGGAGCAGATGGCCGCCGCGTTTGAACAGCTGTTGGCGTGCATTCTAGAGGGCCCGCGCTAG
- a CDS encoding ABC-F family ATP-binding cassette domain-containing protein produces MAHLASSSPYLVVHQLICRFADGETLFGPLNLSLDRRHCALVGRNGVGKSRLLRLLAGREPPADGHIETRGLVAWVQQQPAVDPGVTLAQWLGYGEVFAALARVACGEMQTEDIERLEGRWDLAERLQAALADAGLNGCHAQRAVCELSGGERMRAALCGAFLSDADFLLLDEPSNHLDAAGRDWLYRQLAQWRGGLLVASHDRQLLMRMQRIVELTPDGLHSYSGDYQAFCRQREQERQAARRALAHAQQARKRARARLVKEHDASQRRSAKNLREVDNLNIASFERVKYKGAAKESLGTLRKQHQQQKSALDGAVHQAQQWVEADNPLLFTLPGSALAAGKQVLALEQLRLPFSTLPPLNWRMDGPMRVAVSGPNGCGKTTLLRIIVGQMSPCGGRCRLLVSAAYLDQSLSRFDLCLSLMEHLALERMPMAAGELRTRLAQLQLGAERLTLPLAMLSGGERLKAALACALWRERPPQLLVLDEPTNHLDLASLQAIEAALRDYPGALLVVSHDEAFLQGLGLTHRLQWQPQGWLARAL; encoded by the coding sequence ATGGCTCATTTGGCGTCATCATCCCCTTATCTCGTTGTACATCAATTAATCTGCCGATTTGCCGACGGCGAAACGCTGTTTGGCCCGCTGAACCTGAGCCTGGACCGCCGCCACTGCGCGTTGGTGGGGCGCAACGGCGTGGGAAAAAGTCGTCTTTTGCGTCTGCTGGCAGGGCGGGAGCCGCCGGCGGACGGCCATATCGAAACCCGTGGTCTGGTGGCCTGGGTGCAGCAACAGCCGGCGGTGGATCCCGGCGTGACGCTGGCGCAGTGGCTGGGCTATGGCGAAGTGTTCGCCGCGTTGGCGCGCGTCGCATGCGGTGAAATGCAGACTGAAGACATCGAACGGCTGGAAGGACGCTGGGATCTGGCCGAACGGTTGCAGGCCGCGCTTGCCGATGCCGGGCTAAACGGCTGCCATGCGCAACGGGCGGTCTGTGAACTGAGCGGCGGCGAGCGCATGCGCGCGGCCTTATGCGGCGCGTTTCTTTCGGACGCCGATTTCCTGTTGCTGGACGAACCGAGTAATCACCTGGATGCGGCGGGGCGCGACTGGCTGTATCGCCAGTTGGCGCAGTGGCGCGGCGGTTTGCTGGTCGCCAGCCATGACCGGCAGCTGCTGATGCGCATGCAGCGCATCGTCGAACTGACGCCGGACGGTCTGCACAGCTACAGCGGCGACTACCAGGCGTTCTGTCGCCAGCGCGAGCAGGAACGGCAGGCGGCGCGTCGTGCGCTGGCCCATGCGCAGCAAGCGCGTAAACGCGCCCGCGCCCGACTGGTGAAGGAGCATGACGCCAGCCAGCGCCGCTCGGCAAAAAACCTGCGGGAAGTCGATAACCTGAATATCGCCTCTTTCGAGCGGGTGAAATACAAAGGGGCAGCCAAAGAGAGTCTGGGAACGCTGCGTAAACAGCATCAGCAGCAAAAAAGCGCGCTGGACGGCGCGGTGCATCAGGCGCAGCAGTGGGTTGAGGCGGACAATCCGCTGCTGTTTACCCTGCCGGGCAGTGCGCTGGCGGCGGGTAAACAGGTGCTGGCGCTGGAGCAGCTGCGCTTGCCGTTTAGCACGCTGCCGCCGCTGAACTGGCGTATGGACGGCCCGATGCGGGTGGCGGTCAGCGGGCCGAACGGCTGCGGAAAAACCACTTTACTGCGCATCATCGTCGGTCAAATGTCGCCGTGCGGCGGCCGCTGCCGGCTGTTGGTGAGCGCAGCCTACCTGGATCAGAGCCTGAGCCGGTTCGATCTGTGCCTGTCGCTGATGGAGCATCTGGCATTGGAGCGGATGCCGATGGCGGCCGGGGAGTTGCGCACCCGGCTGGCGCAGCTGCAGCTGGGGGCCGAACGCCTGACGCTGCCGCTGGCGATGCTGAGCGGCGGGGAACGGCTGAAAGCGGCGCTGGCCTGTGCGTTGTGGCGCGAACGGCCACCGCAACTGCTGGTGCTGGATGAGCCGACCAACCATCTGGATCTGGCGTCATTACAGGCGATCGAGGCGGCGCTGCGTGACTATCCCGGCGCGCTGCTGGTGGTGTCCCACGATGAGGCGTTCCTGCAGGGGCTGGGGCTGACTCACCGGCTGCAGTGGCAACCGCAGGGCTGGCTAGCGCGGGCCCTCTAG
- a CDS encoding FAD-dependent oxidoreductase, with protein MNLYPHLLAPLDLGFTTLKNRVLMGSMHTGLEEMPDGPHRMAAFYAERAAAGVALIVTGGIAPNDQGVVYRGGSTLSQPQQVAHHRPITEAVHQAGGKIALQILHAGRYSYQPQPVAPSALQAPINPFAPSALTAQEIEQTIADFARCAVLAQQAGYDGVEVMGSEGYLINQFLVARTNQRDDQWGGSFANRMRFAVEIVRAVRQAVGREFILIYRLSMLDLVEDGSDWQEIEQLAQAIEQAGATIINTGIGWHEARIPTIATMVPRAGFSWVTRKLMGKVGIPLITTNRINDPAVAEQVLADGCADMVSMARPFLADAEFVRKAAEGRADEINTCIGCNQACLDQIFEGKLASCLVNPRACRESEMPLTTAAHPKRLAVVGAGPAGLAFAVTAASRGHQVTLFDAAPVIGGQFNIAKQIPGKEEFHETLRYFQRQLALHEVTLRLGQQAEAQDLREFDEVILACGIVPRTPAIPGIDNAKVLSYLDVLRDKKPVGQRVAIIGAGGIGFDTAEYLSQHGESSSLHPQAFTHEWGIDTQLRQRGGLSPDGADVPRSPRQIFLLQRKTSKVGEGLGKTTGWIHRASLSMRGVKMLNGVLYQRIDDEGLHIIREEQASCLPVDTIVICAGQEPRRELQQPLLAMGKSVHLIGGADVAAELDARRAIEQGTRLAMAL; from the coding sequence ATGAACCTATACCCACACCTGCTGGCGCCGCTGGATCTTGGCTTCACCACCCTGAAGAATCGGGTGCTGATGGGCTCGATGCATACCGGTCTGGAAGAGATGCCCGACGGGCCGCACAGAATGGCGGCGTTCTATGCCGAACGCGCGGCGGCCGGCGTTGCGCTGATCGTTACCGGCGGCATCGCGCCCAATGACCAAGGCGTGGTGTACCGCGGCGGCTCAACGCTGAGCCAGCCGCAGCAGGTGGCGCATCACCGCCCCATTACCGAGGCGGTGCATCAGGCCGGCGGCAAAATAGCCCTGCAGATCCTGCACGCCGGGCGTTACAGCTATCAGCCGCAGCCGGTCGCGCCTTCCGCGCTGCAGGCGCCGATTAACCCGTTCGCGCCGAGCGCCCTTACGGCGCAGGAGATCGAACAGACCATCGCCGACTTCGCCCGCTGCGCCGTTCTGGCGCAACAGGCCGGCTATGACGGCGTGGAAGTGATGGGATCCGAAGGCTATCTGATCAACCAATTTCTGGTCGCGCGCACCAATCAGCGCGACGATCAATGGGGCGGCAGCTTCGCCAACCGCATGCGCTTCGCCGTGGAGATCGTGCGCGCCGTACGCCAGGCGGTGGGGCGCGAATTCATTCTGATCTACCGTCTGTCGATGCTCGATCTGGTGGAAGACGGCTCCGACTGGCAAGAGATCGAACAGCTGGCGCAGGCGATCGAACAGGCCGGCGCAACGATCATCAACACCGGGATCGGCTGGCATGAGGCGCGGATCCCGACTATCGCCACCATGGTGCCGCGCGCCGGTTTCAGCTGGGTGACGCGTAAATTAATGGGCAAGGTCGGTATTCCGCTGATCACCACCAACCGCATTAACGATCCGGCGGTGGCAGAGCAGGTGCTGGCGGACGGCTGCGCCGATATGGTGTCGATGGCGCGGCCGTTCCTGGCCGACGCCGAGTTCGTCCGCAAGGCCGCCGAAGGACGCGCCGACGAGATCAACACCTGTATCGGCTGTAATCAGGCCTGCCTCGATCAGATCTTCGAAGGCAAGCTGGCCTCCTGCCTGGTCAACCCGCGCGCCTGCCGGGAGAGCGAAATGCCGCTGACGACGGCGGCGCATCCCAAACGTCTGGCGGTGGTCGGCGCCGGTCCGGCCGGTCTGGCGTTCGCCGTCACAGCCGCCAGCCGCGGCCATCAGGTGACGCTGTTTGACGCCGCGCCGGTCATCGGCGGCCAGTTCAACATCGCCAAACAGATCCCCGGCAAAGAGGAGTTTCATGAAACCCTGCGCTATTTTCAGCGCCAGCTGGCGCTGCACGAGGTCACGCTGCGGCTCGGGCAGCAGGCTGAGGCGCAGGATCTGCGTGAGTTTGACGAAGTGATCCTGGCCTGCGGCATCGTGCCGCGCACGCCGGCGATCCCCGGCATCGATAATGCCAAAGTGCTGAGCTATCTGGACGTCCTGCGCGACAAAAAACCCGTCGGCCAGCGGGTGGCGATCATCGGCGCCGGCGGCATCGGTTTCGACACCGCCGAGTACCTGAGCCAGCACGGCGAATCCAGCAGCCTGCATCCGCAGGCGTTTACTCATGAATGGGGCATCGATACGCAACTGCGCCAGCGCGGCGGCCTGTCGCCGGACGGCGCCGACGTCCCCCGCTCCCCGCGCCAGATTTTCCTGCTGCAGCGTAAAACCAGCAAAGTGGGCGAAGGGCTGGGTAAAACCACCGGCTGGATCCACCGCGCCAGCCTGAGCATGCGCGGGGTGAAAATGCTCAATGGCGTGCTGTATCAACGGATTGACGACGAGGGGTTGCATATCATACGCGAGGAGCAGGCCAGCTGCCTGCCGGTGGATACCATCGTGATTTGCGCTGGCCAGGAACCACGACGCGAACTGCAGCAGCCGCTGCTGGCGATGGGGAAAAGCGTCCATCTGATTGGCGGCGCGGACGTGGCCGCCGAACTGGACGCGCGCCGGGCCATTGAACAGGGCACCCGGCTGGCGATGGCGCTGTAA
- a CDS encoding 4-aminobutyrate--2-oxoglutarate transaminase gives MKNAELNQRRQQATPRGVGVMCGFYAERAENATLWDVEGNQVIDFAAGIAVLNTGHRHPKVVAAIEQQLQAFTHTAYQIVPYESYVTLAERINQCAPIDGPCKTAFFTTGAEAVENAVKIARAHTGRPGIITFGGGFHGRTYMTMALTGKVAPYKLGFGPFPGSVFHGQYPNALHGVSTQDAMNSLERIFKADIDPKQVAAIVLEPVQGEGGFNVAPAEFMQALRTLCDEHGILLVADEVQTGFARTGKLFAMEHYDIKPDLITMAKSLAGGMPLSAVTGRADVMDAPAPGGLGGTYAGNPLAVAAAHAVMDVIDEEQLCQRAQRLGHHLVEVLQQARATCPAIAEIRAQGSMVAVEFNDPASGQPSAEFTRQVQQKALQEGLLLLSCGVHGNVIRFLYPLTIPEEQFTEALGILSRALGE, from the coding sequence ATGAAAAACGCAGAACTGAACCAACGTCGTCAGCAAGCCACGCCACGCGGGGTGGGAGTTATGTGTGGTTTTTACGCAGAGCGGGCGGAAAACGCCACCCTGTGGGATGTGGAAGGCAATCAAGTTATCGATTTCGCGGCCGGCATCGCCGTGCTGAATACCGGTCACCGTCATCCGAAAGTGGTGGCGGCCATTGAACAACAGCTGCAGGCCTTTACCCATACCGCCTACCAGATTGTGCCGTATGAAAGCTATGTCACATTGGCGGAACGCATCAACCAGTGTGCGCCGATCGACGGGCCGTGTAAAACCGCCTTCTTCACTACCGGCGCAGAGGCGGTAGAGAACGCGGTGAAGATCGCCCGCGCCCATACCGGCCGTCCGGGCATTATCACCTTTGGCGGCGGCTTCCATGGCCGTACCTATATGACCATGGCGCTGACCGGCAAAGTGGCGCCGTACAAACTGGGCTTTGGCCCGTTCCCCGGCTCGGTGTTCCACGGCCAGTACCCGAACGCGCTGCACGGCGTCAGCACGCAGGATGCGATGAACAGCCTGGAGCGCATCTTCAAGGCGGATATCGACCCGAAACAGGTGGCGGCAATCGTGCTGGAACCGGTGCAGGGTGAAGGCGGCTTCAACGTCGCGCCGGCGGAATTTATGCAGGCGCTGCGCACGCTGTGCGATGAACACGGCATCCTGCTGGTGGCTGACGAAGTGCAGACCGGCTTTGCCCGCACCGGCAAGCTGTTCGCCATGGAGCATTACGACATTAAACCAGACCTGATCACCATGGCGAAAAGCCTGGCGGGCGGCATGCCGCTGTCGGCGGTGACAGGGCGCGCTGATGTAATGGACGCGCCGGCGCCGGGCGGGCTGGGCGGCACCTACGCCGGCAACCCGCTGGCGGTGGCCGCGGCGCATGCGGTGATGGACGTGATTGACGAAGAGCAGCTGTGCCAGCGCGCGCAGCGTCTGGGCCATCATCTGGTGGAAGTGCTGCAACAGGCGCGGGCCACCTGCCCGGCCATCGCCGAGATCCGCGCGCAGGGATCAATGGTGGCGGTCGAGTTTAACGATCCTGCCAGCGGCCAGCCGTCGGCGGAATTTACCCGCCAGGTACAGCAAAAAGCCCTGCAGGAAGGCCTGCTGCTGCTGAGCTGCGGCGTACATGGCAACGTGATCCGCTTCCTGTACCCGCTGACCATTCCTGAAGAGCAATTCACCGAGGCGCTGGGCATTCTCTCCCGCGCGCTGGGCGAATAA
- a CDS encoding M48 metallopeptidase family protein → MSELTYLQGYPAHLQTQVQQLIQQQRLGEVLLQRYPQVHSCTTDKALYQFTTEIKNQYLRNAQPISKVAYDGKIHVMKHALGLHTAISRVQGGKLKAKAEIRVATVFKTAPEAFLRMIVVHELAHLKEKDHNKAFYQLCCHMEPDYHQLEFDTRLYLTHLTLFGGLYADR, encoded by the coding sequence ATGTCCGAACTGACTTATCTGCAAGGCTACCCCGCCCATCTGCAGACGCAGGTACAACAGCTGATCCAGCAACAGCGCCTGGGTGAGGTGCTGCTGCAGCGCTATCCGCAGGTGCACAGCTGCACCACCGACAAGGCGCTGTACCAGTTCACCACCGAGATCAAAAACCAATATCTACGCAACGCCCAGCCGATCAGCAAGGTAGCGTATGACGGCAAAATTCACGTGATGAAACACGCGCTGGGTCTGCATACCGCCATTTCGCGCGTACAGGGCGGTAAGCTGAAGGCCAAGGCAGAAATCCGCGTAGCGACGGTGTTCAAGACCGCGCCGGAAGCCTTCCTGCGCATGATCGTCGTGCATGAGCTGGCGCACCTGAAAGAGAAAGACCACAACAAGGCTTTTTATCAGTTGTGCTGCCATATGGAGCCCGATTATCACCAGCTGGAGTTTGACACCCGTCTGTATCTCACCCATCTGACGCTGTTCGGCGGGCTGTACGCCGACCGCTGA